A section of the Metabacillus endolithicus genome encodes:
- a CDS encoding ABC transporter ATP-binding protein, with amino-acid sequence MLNAVKQVEPLLKSELEISIKGLSKVYQTKAGSFQALEDVSMYVKNEEFVSILGPSGCGKSTILRILAGLEDSTSGSVKVSDQEVVGPSVNRGMVFQSYTLFPWLNVRDNIEFGLKLKGMGSKERKEISDRYLELVGLERFAESYGKELSGGMKQRVAIARSLANNPEVLLMDEPFGALDAQTKQSMQQLLLDIWKKEKPLLFLLHMILMRLFFYHNEFM; translated from the coding sequence ATGTTAAATGCAGTAAAACAAGTAGAGCCACTTCTAAAATCGGAATTAGAGATTAGTATAAAAGGACTATCAAAGGTGTATCAAACAAAAGCAGGAAGCTTTCAAGCACTAGAAGATGTGTCGATGTATGTGAAAAATGAGGAGTTTGTTTCCATACTAGGTCCTTCTGGTTGTGGTAAATCTACAATTCTACGGATATTAGCAGGATTAGAAGATTCTACAAGTGGAAGTGTAAAGGTTTCAGATCAAGAAGTAGTAGGACCTAGTGTAAACAGGGGGATGGTGTTTCAATCTTACACACTATTTCCATGGTTAAATGTTCGTGACAATATTGAATTTGGTCTAAAACTAAAAGGAATGGGTTCAAAAGAACGAAAGGAAATTTCTGATCGGTATTTGGAATTAGTGGGTCTTGAGAGGTTTGCTGAATCATATGGAAAAGAACTTTCGGGAGGTATGAAGCAAAGGGTGGCAATTGCTAGATCATTAGCTAATAATCCAGAGGTTTTGTTAATGGATGAGCCGTTTGGTGCACTTGACGCCCAAACAAAGCAATCGATGCAGCAGTTATTGCTTGATATTTGGAAAAAGGAAAAACCACTATTGTTTTTATTACACATGATATTGATGAGGCTATTTTTTTATCACAACGAATTTATGTGA
- a CDS encoding APC family permease produces the protein MAGALFLDYIVSPIIACLTFGLFLNAQFPSIPVYVWIILLNVILAFVNIIGIKSVARVSGFSVIFQILFIIFFCAFVTKDIFVGGDGSGLFSFQPFFSSDFSVSTIFSGAALICFCFLGFDAVTTMAEETVNPRKTIPKAIFLIVIIAAVLYISISYLTQLAYPNFTFENGDTASFELIQMVGGNLLSALFTTVLIVATFTQGVSSVTSVTRFLFALGRESILPNKVFGYLHPKYKTPVINIIFVTIISFFSIAIDLDTAVTFVSFGALTAFTFVNLSVISHYYVKSKMRSARQTFLYLIFPFVGACFIGWLLTLLETQTLLIGIAWIVIGFIYIGIRTSMFKKPISTLKEGKVAIENR, from the coding sequence TTGGCTGGGGCTCTTTTTCTTGATTATATTGTTTCACCAATTATTGCTTGTTTAACATTTGGTCTATTCTTAAATGCTCAGTTTCCGAGTATACCAGTTTATGTATGGATTATCTTGTTAAATGTCATTTTGGCATTTGTGAATATTATTGGGATTAAATCAGTAGCAAGAGTAAGTGGGTTTTCTGTTATCTTTCAGATCCTCTTTATTATCTTCTTTTGTGCCTTTGTAACAAAGGATATATTTGTTGGCGGAGACGGATCAGGTTTATTTTCTTTTCAACCGTTCTTTTCCAGTGACTTCTCCGTTTCCACGATTTTCTCAGGAGCAGCACTTATCTGCTTTTGTTTTTTAGGATTTGATGCGGTAACTACAATGGCAGAGGAAACAGTTAATCCTCGTAAAACAATACCTAAAGCAATTTTTCTAATCGTTATTATTGCTGCAGTGTTATACATTTCTATCTCTTATTTAACACAACTAGCCTATCCTAACTTTACGTTTGAAAATGGTGATACAGCTTCTTTTGAACTTATTCAAATGGTTGGTGGAAACCTATTAAGTGCTCTTTTTACAACCGTATTAATTGTAGCAACCTTTACTCAAGGAGTTTCATCCGTTACAAGTGTAACTAGGTTTTTATTTGCATTAGGGAGAGAGTCAATTTTGCCGAACAAAGTGTTTGGTTATTTACATCCTAAATATAAAACGCCCGTGATTAACATTATCTTTGTGACAATCATTTCGTTTTTTTCCATAGCTATTGACTTGGATACAGCTGTAACATTTGTTAGCTTTGGTGCCCTTACGGCATTTACGTTCGTCAATCTATCCGTTATTTCACATTATTATGTAAAGAGTAAGATGCGGTCTGCTAGACAAACATTTCTTTATCTCATTTTTCCTTTCGTTGGTGCTTGTTTTATTGGGTGGTTATTAACTTTATTAGAAACACAAACACTCTTAATTGGTATTGCTTGGATTGTAATTGGATTTATCTACATCGGAATCCGAACAAGCATGTTTAAAAAGCCGATTTCTACTTTAAAGGAAGGAAAGGTAGCAATCGAAAATAGGTAA
- the ppc gene encoding phosphoenolpyruvate carboxylase — MTTRIETNDSSLPLRRDVKSLGHILGEIIVHHGGTELLDKVEKLRMMAKSLRNDFDEQTYKELKEEILNLDTPMRKQVIRAFSIYFHLINAAESNHRIRRRREYQLQDDHVVQPASIESAILSLKDNEIDENTIQNVLNTLSLELIITAHPTEATKRSVIEIQKRIGIILKSLDNNMLTNKERKQLEDSLLNEVTILWQTDELRHRKPTVMDEVRNGLYYFEQTFFDVLPEIHQDLEEGLSEQFPGHNWDVPNFLRFGSWIGGDRDGNPNVTPEVTWETLESHRELVLKKYKESLVEVMKRFSHSSTRVQVSEELLSNVEKEEQTYLSNDKKWPVETEVYRRKIAIILGRLEEVGKSDIGYKASEELLEDLYLIQRSVDTHQPAKRELKMLKKFIRQVQLFGFHLATLDIRNHSGEHEAAVTEILRKVKVTEDYSALSEEEKINTLESVLKDPRPVLLLNEDYSKETQEMIKVFTMIKKAHDTFGKKSILVYLISMTQSASDLLEVLVLAKEAGIYRLHADGSVESHLNVAPLLETVDDLIAGPKIMETLFNMDVYRNHLKIHGDSQEIMLGYSDGSKDGGTVTANWKLYKAQLEIHDMAKTYNIGLKFFHGRGGSLGRGGGPLNRSILSQPAETLGDGVKITEQGEVLSSRYLIEDIAYRSLEQATSTLLEASVNLSKNSEQQHLREKVWEDAMEEISNVSLKKYQSLVFQDPDFLTYFTEATPLNELAELNIGSRPMKRKNRNRFEDLRAIPWVFAWTQSRQLLPAWYAAGTGLDSFASESEDNLKLLQRMYKEWTFFRSTIDNLQMALMKADITTAKEYTSLVNDKEIADRIFGNIVEEYEKTKTILLQITGDDELLDHTPNIKESVHRRNPYVDPLNFLQVELIKELRKQEEPNEELLTEVLLTISGIAAGLRNTG, encoded by the coding sequence ATGACAACAAGAATCGAAACAAATGACAGCAGTCTTCCGTTGCGTCGTGATGTGAAATCACTAGGACATATCCTAGGAGAAATTATTGTTCATCATGGGGGAACGGAGCTACTTGATAAAGTTGAAAAGTTAAGAATGATGGCGAAATCGCTTCGAAATGACTTTGACGAGCAAACATACAAGGAACTAAAAGAAGAAATTTTAAACTTGGATACACCAATGCGAAAGCAAGTTATACGTGCCTTTTCAATTTATTTCCATCTAATTAATGCCGCAGAATCTAATCACCGAATTCGTCGTCGTCGTGAATATCAGCTCCAAGATGATCATGTTGTTCAACCAGCATCAATTGAAAGTGCTATTTTATCATTAAAAGATAATGAAATTGATGAGAATACCATTCAAAATGTATTGAACACGTTATCATTAGAGTTAATCATAACAGCGCATCCAACAGAAGCAACAAAGCGCTCGGTTATCGAGATTCAAAAGCGAATCGGTATTATATTGAAAAGCTTAGATAATAATATGCTGACTAATAAAGAACGTAAACAGCTAGAAGATAGCTTATTAAATGAAGTAACGATTCTATGGCAAACAGACGAACTTCGTCATCGTAAACCAACAGTAATGGATGAAGTACGCAACGGCCTATATTATTTTGAACAAACATTTTTTGATGTACTTCCAGAGATTCATCAAGACTTAGAAGAAGGTCTGTCTGAACAATTTCCAGGACATAACTGGGATGTACCAAACTTCTTACGCTTTGGATCATGGATCGGTGGAGACCGTGATGGTAACCCAAATGTTACACCTGAAGTAACGTGGGAAACATTAGAAAGTCATCGTGAATTAGTTCTGAAAAAATACAAAGAATCATTAGTAGAAGTAATGAAACGCTTTAGTCACTCAAGTACACGTGTTCAAGTTAGTGAAGAACTTCTTTCAAATGTAGAGAAAGAAGAACAAACATACTTATCAAATGATAAAAAATGGCCTGTTGAAACAGAGGTATATCGTCGAAAAATCGCTATTATATTAGGCCGCCTTGAAGAAGTAGGAAAATCAGATATCGGATACAAAGCATCTGAAGAACTTCTAGAGGATTTATATCTTATTCAACGCAGTGTAGATACACATCAGCCTGCAAAACGTGAGTTAAAGATGTTGAAAAAGTTTATTCGCCAAGTACAACTGTTTGGCTTCCATTTAGCTACACTTGATATTCGTAACCACAGTGGAGAGCACGAAGCAGCAGTTACAGAAATATTGCGTAAAGTAAAAGTAACAGAGGATTATTCGGCTCTTAGTGAGGAAGAAAAAATTAACACATTAGAGAGTGTATTAAAAGATCCTCGTCCTGTTTTATTATTGAATGAAGATTACTCAAAAGAAACGCAAGAAATGATCAAAGTTTTCACAATGATTAAGAAGGCACATGATACATTTGGGAAAAAATCAATTCTTGTTTATCTTATTAGTATGACTCAATCTGCAAGTGATTTGCTTGAAGTGTTGGTACTTGCAAAAGAAGCAGGTATTTATCGTCTTCATGCTGATGGTTCAGTGGAAAGTCATTTAAATGTTGCTCCACTTCTTGAAACAGTAGATGACTTAATTGCAGGTCCGAAGATTATGGAAACATTATTCAACATGGATGTTTACCGTAATCATTTGAAAATTCATGGAGATTCCCAAGAAATCATGCTTGGTTATTCTGATGGAAGCAAAGATGGTGGAACGGTAACAGCAAACTGGAAGCTTTACAAAGCTCAGCTGGAAATTCATGATATGGCCAAGACTTATAATATTGGTTTGAAATTCTTCCATGGACGTGGTGGATCACTAGGTCGTGGAGGCGGTCCGTTAAACCGAAGCATTCTGTCTCAGCCTGCTGAAACACTAGGAGATGGAGTAAAGATAACTGAACAAGGTGAAGTGCTTTCTTCTCGCTATCTTATTGAGGATATTGCTTACCGAAGCTTAGAACAAGCAACATCTACATTGCTTGAAGCGTCTGTTAATCTTTCGAAGAATTCAGAGCAACAACATTTACGTGAAAAAGTATGGGAAGATGCAATGGAAGAGATCTCAAATGTTTCTCTTAAAAAGTATCAATCACTTGTTTTCCAAGACCCAGATTTCCTAACGTACTTTACTGAAGCAACACCATTAAATGAATTAGCCGAATTGAATATCGGTTCACGTCCGATGAAACGTAAAAACCGTAATCGTTTTGAAGACTTACGAGCAATTCCTTGGGTTTTTGCATGGACACAAAGTCGTCAATTACTACCGGCATGGTATGCAGCAGGTACAGGTTTAGATAGCTTTGCTTCTGAAAGTGAAGATAACTTAAAACTTCTGCAACGTATGTATAAGGAATGGACGTTCTTCCGTTCTACAATTGACAATCTGCAAATGGCTCTAATGAAGGCAGATATCACAACGGCTAAAGAATATACATCTTTAGTTAATGATAAAGAAATTGCTGATCGTATTTTCGGTAATATCGTTGAAGAATATGAAAAAACAAAAACGATTCTTCTTCAAATTACAGGTGATGATGAGTTGTTAGATCATACACCAAATATTAAAGAATCTGTACACCGCAGAAATCCATATGTAGATCCATTGAACTTCCTACAAGTAGAACTTATTAAGGAACTTCGTAAACAAGAAGAACCAAATGAAGAACTCTTAACGGAAGTGTTATTAACGATAAGCGGAATTGCAGCTGGATTACGTAATACTGGTTGA
- a CDS encoding methyl-accepting chemotaxis protein has translation MLKSIKIKILLIFSLILILSSVLVGFITYSSTSEIVTEVITSQASGIANQAVEIIDLNKYEQLVSSDKETDYYYELREQLNKIREANGVEYLYTINRVKNDKGYDYVYIADGMPVGHEDESQFLEVEEDISEFPSTMNVFESGTTEIEMGVSEEYGALATAYIPIKNSNGEIISVLGVDIDVSKFYNSLATEKRNTLIISAIILFISLAILYFFTSSITKPIKKLTLQVKQMGNGDFSNRFVSKRKDEIGILSSALQQMSEDIRSVIERIHQNSVQLAESSTTLQLITNETKQASDQIALTMEAVSDKSTSQFHSLNESAKVIEELAVGVTQIAEAASKTSDLSYKTVNDVENGKNSINSLTTQMNTIEKSVHHSAGLIGTLKNHSDEITSIITLIKEISAQTNLLALNAAIEAARAGEAGKGFAVVANEVRKLAEQTEHSTSGIQQILDKIDKDTTETVIAMDTVIHDVKNGLQSVDLASNVFSEILFSVNGMSQQVIEVTTTAEQMTASTEEVSASALEASNIAEGTAVSTQETVQLTTRQQELMTDVSATIESISSMSNELNNVVTKFKL, from the coding sequence ATGTTGAAAAGTATAAAAATCAAAATATTACTTATTTTTTCACTAATCTTAATTTTATCATCGGTTTTAGTTGGATTTATCACCTATAGTTCTACTTCCGAAATTGTGACTGAAGTCATTACAAGTCAAGCATCTGGTATTGCAAACCAAGCTGTTGAAATAATTGATCTAAATAAATATGAGCAATTAGTAAGTAGTGACAAAGAAACAGATTATTATTATGAGCTTAGAGAGCAATTAAACAAAATCCGCGAAGCAAATGGAGTTGAATACTTATATACGATTAATCGTGTAAAAAACGATAAAGGGTATGACTATGTGTACATTGCTGATGGCATGCCTGTTGGTCATGAAGATGAATCCCAATTTTTAGAAGTTGAAGAGGACATAAGTGAGTTTCCCAGTACAATGAACGTGTTCGAATCAGGTACGACCGAAATAGAAATGGGTGTTTCAGAAGAATACGGCGCACTTGCTACAGCCTATATTCCAATAAAAAACAGTAATGGAGAAATAATCAGTGTGTTAGGTGTAGATATTGATGTTTCTAAATTTTATAATTCCCTCGCAACCGAAAAAAGAAACACATTAATTATCTCAGCTATTATCTTATTTATTAGTTTAGCTATTCTGTATTTCTTTACTTCTTCAATAACAAAGCCTATAAAAAAATTAACATTACAAGTTAAGCAAATGGGAAATGGAGATTTTTCAAACCGTTTTGTTAGTAAACGAAAAGATGAAATCGGTATACTATCTAGTGCCCTTCAGCAAATGTCTGAAGACATTCGCAGTGTAATTGAGAGAATCCATCAAAATTCTGTTCAGCTAGCAGAATCAAGTACAACTCTTCAATTAATAACGAATGAAACAAAACAAGCTAGTGACCAAATTGCCTTAACGATGGAAGCAGTGTCTGATAAATCTACGTCTCAATTTCATAGTTTAAATGAGAGTGCAAAGGTTATTGAAGAATTAGCTGTTGGTGTAACACAAATTGCTGAAGCTGCATCAAAAACTTCAGATCTTTCTTATAAAACAGTAAATGATGTAGAAAATGGAAAAAATTCAATTAATAGCTTAACTACGCAAATGAATACAATCGAGAAATCGGTTCATCATTCTGCTGGCTTAATTGGAACCTTAAAAAATCACTCTGATGAAATAACTTCCATAATTACTCTTATAAAAGAAATTTCTGCACAAACGAATTTGCTTGCTTTAAATGCAGCCATCGAAGCTGCAAGAGCAGGTGAAGCAGGAAAAGGATTTGCTGTTGTTGCAAATGAGGTACGGAAATTAGCCGAACAAACAGAGCACTCTACAAGTGGAATTCAACAGATTTTAGATAAAATTGATAAAGATACAACCGAAACAGTTATTGCCATGGACACAGTTATCCATGATGTAAAAAACGGATTACAGTCTGTAGACTTAGCAAGCAATGTTTTTTCCGAGATTCTTTTTTCTGTTAATGGAATGTCTCAACAGGTGATTGAAGTCACAACTACTGCTGAACAAATGACTGCCTCAACTGAAGAAGTCAGTGCATCAGCATTAGAAGCCTCAAACATTGCTGAAGGAACGGCAGTTAGCACACAGGAAACGGTACAGCTAACGACTAGACAACAAGAGCTTATGACCGATGTTTCTGCAACAATTGAAAGTATTAGCTCTATGTCTAATGAGTTAAACAATGTAGTTACTAAATTTAAACTTTAA
- a CDS encoding ABC transporter permease, translating into MYLCLNLSGICRQLHLFRLLWYGLGIGETAKILVIFIGCFFQLLLMVAEDTSRVNKDLLSASYTLGAKRGQVISKVIIPAILPKLMVTMRLIMGWAWTYLVVAELVAANSGLGYTIMKAQRFLDTD; encoded by the coding sequence TTGTACCTATGTCTGAATTTATCCGGTATATGCCGGCAGCTGCATTTATTCCGCTTATTATGGTATGGGCTTGGGATCGGTGAAACTGCAAAAATTCTTGTTATTTTTATAGGGTGTTTCTTTCAATTGTTGCTAATGGTAGCCGAAGACACTAGCAGAGTGAATAAAGATTTGTTATCCGCATCTTACACATTAGGAGCAAAACGAGGCCAAGTCATTTCGAAAGTGATCATACCAGCGATTTTACCAAAGTTAATGGTAACAATGCGTCTTATTATGGGATGGGCTTGGACGTACTTAGTTGTAGCAGAGCTTGTAGCAGCAAACAGCGGCCTTGGATATACGATTATGAAGGCACAACGTTTTTTAGATACAGATTAA
- a CDS encoding urea amidolyase associated protein UAAP1, with translation MNSIWNKTIPAGGKWSGTIGKGKLVKFTALGKGANLSTIMYHANQLTERYNMPDTLKAQHTSHLTKGHVLMSDNGRVLTSIVEDSLGWHDSISGYTSRKETDEKYGITTYQELRNNWLRSGEENFAVELVRNGLGVRDLVPVLNLFSKVFCDKNGDMHYVEDHCYEGATVTLRTEMDTLFIFSNTPNPLDLRNEYSSVPIQIEVFDAEPVKDDDVCVNFRPENKRAFENTWEYHTLLSDSKSVVLK, from the coding sequence ATAAATAGCATTTGGAATAAAACAATCCCAGCAGGTGGGAAATGGTCAGGAACGATCGGAAAAGGGAAGCTTGTAAAGTTTACAGCTTTAGGTAAGGGGGCAAATCTTTCAACAATCATGTATCATGCAAATCAGTTAACAGAGCGTTATAACATGCCAGATACATTAAAAGCTCAACATACTTCCCATCTAACAAAAGGTCATGTGCTAATGAGTGATAACGGGCGGGTGTTAACGAGCATAGTGGAAGATAGTCTAGGCTGGCATGACAGTATTTCAGGGTATACGTCACGTAAGGAAACAGATGAGAAATACGGGATCACAACGTATCAAGAGCTTAGGAATAATTGGTTAAGAAGCGGCGAAGAAAATTTTGCTGTAGAGCTTGTAAGAAATGGATTAGGTGTACGTGATTTAGTTCCGGTATTAAACCTATTTTCAAAGGTATTTTGTGATAAAAATGGCGATATGCACTATGTCGAGGACCATTGCTACGAAGGTGCAACAGTTACATTAAGAACTGAGATGGATACATTATTCATTTTCTCGAATACACCAAATCCATTAGATCTTCGTAACGAATATTCTTCAGTACCAATTCAAATAGAAGTATTCGATGCAGAACCTGTTAAAGATGATGATGTGTGTGTGAACTTCCGTCCGGAAAACAAAAGAGCTTTTGAAAATACATGGGAATATCACACACTACTTAGTGATTCAAAATCAGTTGTTTTGAAATAA
- a CDS encoding FMN-dependent NADH-azoreductase, which produces MTKVLYITAHPHDDTVSYSMAAGKAFIDSYKEENPNDEIVHIDLYKEHIPHIDVDVFSGWGKLQTGKGFEELSEDEKAKVSRLNELCEQFINGDKYVFVTPFWNFSFPPVMKAYIDSVAVSGKTFKYTEQGPVGLLTDKKALHIQARGGIYSEGPAAEVEMGHRYLTVIMNFFGVPSFEGLFIEGHAAMPDKAEEIKQNGIARAKDLAKTF; this is translated from the coding sequence ATGACAAAAGTATTGTACATTACAGCACACCCGCATGATGACACCGTATCGTATAGTATGGCAGCAGGTAAGGCATTTATTGACTCTTATAAAGAAGAGAATCCAAATGACGAGATTGTTCACATTGATTTATACAAAGAGCATATTCCTCATATTGATGTGGATGTATTTAGCGGTTGGGGGAAACTTCAAACAGGTAAAGGCTTCGAAGAATTATCTGAAGATGAAAAAGCAAAAGTCAGTCGTCTTAACGAGTTATGTGAGCAGTTTATAAATGGAGACAAGTATGTATTTGTTACACCATTTTGGAATTTCTCATTCCCTCCAGTTATGAAAGCGTATATTGACTCTGTTGCTGTTTCTGGTAAAACATTCAAATATACTGAACAGGGACCAGTTGGATTACTAACTGATAAAAAGGCTCTTCATATCCAAGCAAGAGGTGGAATTTACTCGGAAGGCCCTGCTGCTGAAGTTGAGATGGGGCATCGTTACCTAACGGTTATTATGAATTTCTTTGGTGTACCATCGTTTGAAGGGTTATTTATTGAAGGGCATGCAGCAATGCCTGATAAAGCGGAAGAAATTAAGCAAAATGGAATTGCCCGTGCGAAGGATCTAGCGAAAACATTTTAA
- a CDS encoding alpha/beta fold hydrolase, with translation MKENIIFIHGLTGTKRAFKKQIEYFNQEYHTYTYDLLGHGEHIGKHVHFTLDNLVKQLEAFYDANGIKEAHICSLSYSCYPSAIFANKWKERVKSLCFIGGHYNAPSKLLDVLKFYWDTRDEDYETWLKKYSNDIYPKESILDPYSAISKRIYYKFGLKLDDQILKNAIWHRLNYDLRSHLEGLSTPVLWVMGEYDSLYKSTLTDLKSIIPHVIYKEIKHAGHAANLFRPNCFRDVYENFLVHYTMEKTSQRKMLNII, from the coding sequence ATGAAGGAGAATATCATCTTTATCCATGGCTTAACAGGTACAAAGCGCGCATTTAAGAAACAAATAGAGTACTTCAATCAGGAATATCATACTTATACATATGATTTGCTTGGTCATGGAGAACATATAGGAAAACATGTTCACTTTACTCTGGATAATTTAGTAAAGCAATTAGAAGCATTTTATGATGCAAATGGCATAAAGGAAGCCCATATTTGTTCCTTGAGCTATAGTTGTTATCCAAGTGCTATATTTGCAAACAAATGGAAAGAGCGAGTGAAAAGCTTGTGCTTTATAGGTGGACATTATAATGCACCTTCCAAGCTATTAGATGTTCTTAAATTTTATTGGGATACTCGTGATGAAGATTACGAGACATGGCTGAAAAAATATTCTAATGATATTTACCCTAAAGAAAGCATATTAGATCCATATTCAGCTATTTCTAAAAGAATCTACTATAAGTTCGGGTTAAAACTGGATGATCAAATTTTAAAGAATGCTATCTGGCATCGACTGAATTATGATTTGAGAAGCCATTTAGAGGGATTATCGACTCCGGTATTATGGGTAATGGGTGAGTACGATAGTTTGTATAAATCTACGTTAACTGACTTAAAAAGTATTATTCCTCATGTAATTTATAAGGAAATAAAGCATGCTGGTCATGCTGCCAACTTGTTCAGGCCAAATTGTTTTAGAGATGTATACGAGAACTTTTTAGTTCATTATACAATGGAAAAAACGAGCCAACGAAAAATGCTTAACATCATATGA
- a CDS encoding ABC transporter substrate-binding protein, translating to MKKHFNILLSVFFVFLLAACGNSSEEASGNSSKSEPIKIGFSALPSWYLWHLVEEKGFFEKHGVEVELVYFPVYADSLSALNTGEIDGNSQALIDTIAPLENGIELKSVFITDNSNGGDGLVATKDIQSVEDLKGKKVGTEIGTIEHFFMLTALEQAGLKESDVNFTNLTVQDAGTTFIAGNLDAAGLWEPFLSTAESEGNGHKLITSAEFPGLIADLFVVRKEIAENRQEDLEKITAAWFEAVNYYSENEEESLEIIAEAAGITVDELAIGMEGFELFTPEQNVASFERSDSYKSIEYTAEENAKFLQKLEFIKEIPDMTSLLDPSFIENSHE from the coding sequence ATGAAAAAACATTTTAACATACTTTTGTCAGTATTTTTTGTCTTTTTATTAGCAGCTTGCGGAAATTCAAGTGAAGAGGCAAGTGGAAATAGCTCTAAAAGTGAACCAATAAAAATTGGGTTCAGTGCATTACCTAGCTGGTACTTATGGCATCTAGTCGAAGAAAAAGGATTCTTTGAAAAACATGGAGTTGAGGTTGAATTAGTTTATTTTCCGGTTTATGCTGATTCCCTATCTGCCTTAAACACTGGAGAAATTGATGGAAACAGCCAAGCGCTTATTGACACAATTGCCCCACTTGAAAACGGTATTGAACTTAAATCAGTTTTTATAACAGATAACTCAAACGGTGGAGATGGCCTAGTAGCAACAAAGGATATTCAATCTGTTGAAGATTTAAAAGGGAAGAAAGTTGGAACAGAGATTGGTACGATTGAGCATTTCTTTATGTTAACAGCACTTGAACAGGCTGGCTTAAAGGAATCTGATGTAAATTTTACTAACCTTACTGTTCAAGATGCAGGGACAACATTTATTGCTGGAAATTTAGATGCAGCTGGATTATGGGAGCCATTCCTTAGTACTGCTGAATCAGAAGGAAATGGACATAAATTAATTACCTCAGCAGAATTCCCAGGTCTTATTGCAGATCTCTTTGTAGTTCGCAAGGAAATCGCAGAAAACCGTCAAGAAGATCTTGAAAAAATAACTGCTGCTTGGTTTGAAGCAGTGAATTATTATTCAGAAAATGAAGAAGAATCACTTGAAATTATTGCTGAAGCTGCCGGTATAACGGTTGATGAACTTGCTATTGGAATGGAAGGGTTTGAATTATTCACACCTGAGCAAAACGTAGCTTCTTTTGAAAGATCAGATAGCTATAAATCTATTGAATATACGGCCGAGGAAAATGCAAAATTCCTTCAAAAATTAGAGTTTATAAAAGAGATTCCAGATATGACATCATTACTTGACCCAAGTTTTATTGAAAATAGTCATGAGTAA
- a CDS encoding ABC transporter permease: METVKKKGYLRTLFRIHEEIPKSWYLVGIGSAFIGLFLFWYLLSIMGVVKEVFLPSPFVVIESLFTSLADSDFWNQIGISVYRVFMGFLLACIIGIPLGIFAGTFKIAESIIVPMSEFIRYMPAAAFIPLIMVWAWDR; this comes from the coding sequence ATGGAGACTGTTAAAAAGAAAGGTTACTTGAGAACATTATTTCGAATTCATGAGGAAATTCCTAAATCTTGGTATCTTGTTGGAATAGGATCGGCATTCATAGGACTTTTTCTATTTTGGTATCTCTTAAGCATAATGGGGGTTGTAAAGGAAGTGTTTCTACCTTCTCCATTTGTTGTTATAGAATCGCTATTTACCTCGCTTGCTGATTCTGATTTTTGGAATCAAATAGGCATCAGTGTTTACCGTGTTTTTATGGGCTTTTTATTAGCTTGTATCATAGGCATTCCATTAGGGATTTTTGCTGGGACGTTTAAAATTGCGGAATCGATTATTGTACCTATGTCTGAATTTATCCGGTATATGCCGGCAGCTGCATTTATTCCGCTTATTATGGTATGGGCTTGGGATCGGTGA